tctgccccccaccccatggctgtgcccaccagccccattgctgtcccATAGGGGTTCTATTTGTAACACCAGCTCTGTCCCTGAGCTCCCCGAGCAGGAAATGCTTCCTCGAAAGAGAACCAGGGTGTGGATGAAGCTCAGACCCGACCCAAGGAGGATCTGTGCGATGAGATgcactttgtgctgctgtttgtttgtctaTAGGCAAAACTGAACCAAacatctgaagaagaaaacactgggtggatcttttctttcttttcccttccctcttcgCTTTTTAAAGTCATTGATGTGGTCAGGAGGAGACGAGGATGAAACTTTCTCTTTCgtgttcttgtttttcctgcagaggTTCAGTGAATAGAACTCCTTGTATTACATGGAACCCAACTGCAGCCCAGACGACCCCCTGAGTGCTGCAGCCGTGCTGCTTCCTGGGCTCAGTGCCTGGATCTTGTAGGGCTTTCAGCTGTGTTGCTCCACTGGAAGGACCTCCACCTGCTGCAagagagcagcacaaagccacGCTCCAACCGCCGGCAGCAATCGAGTCATCTCTAAACCAGCACCGCTCCACCCTTCCTGGAGCAGCAAAACACCTGCAGGGACGGATGGGTGGAGGTGGCACAGCGCTGGGGATGGCAGTGTCCGTCCACCTGCCCCACAGATGGATCCGTTGGGGTGTGATCAGAGCTGGGGGCTGGATGGGACAAGGGCAGCAGTGACCGGGGCTCTGGGGTTTGTCCCCGGGCTGTGGGTGGTGCAGTGGGGCAGCTTTGAGAGAACTGTGGTCTTCATCTGCAGGAAAGAGATGAGAGATGCTGCAGGACGGGgcgtcctcctcctcctcccccctgGATTTCAGAGAACATCTGAACTGAAATAGCAGAGAGAGGCATCGAGATAAAGCTGGTGTTTGTGCAGATAGCGATGGGGAGATGGGGCAGAGAACAGGAACTCGGCCTGGAGGAGGGGGGCTGAGTGCCATGCGGAGAGCTGAGGACACCACACAGGCTGTGTTAGTGCTGAGTGTTGGGGACCTATTGGGGTGACCCGAGTGTCCCTGTTCCCATTGGGCTGTGGGGGAAAAGAGCTCAGTGCCATCAGAttcctccttgctgctgctgctcagacatCACTCACTATTTGAGGAGCAGCTCCAGGCCCTGGAGGGGCACATCCCTTCACCCCCCACCTTCTCCACCTGCTCCATCCATCCTCTGCCTCCCACAGCTGATGTTTGACAAAGCCGAGCACCTggagggctgtgtggggctcaCGTTGCCCCTTTGGGACTGAGCCCTTTGTGAGAACACCACACTCTGCTTTCCCTGAGCTCAGAGCTTGTTATTCCCACTGATCTCTGCTCCTTCAATCTCAGGGCCACTCTCTGACCTTATCAGCACgagctctgctgacagcaaagcCAAACTGATACCCCAATGTCTGAAAGGGCCGATGAGGAGCACGGAGCTCCCTGCTTCCCATCAGAACCACTTCTGCTGCACACCAAGAGGAAAAGCCTTTGTATTTTCCAGGAGAAATCCCCACATCCCACAGTGCTGAGACAGCCCAGCTCTGCGCTCTGCCCTGGGGACCCCTCCATGACTCCGGGTCAGCCTGCACTGATACTGGGGCTCAGCTGTGATCCTGATGCTCcttctttgcagctgtttggGTGGGTCCATCCTTGCAGAGATGTGGTTGACGATGTTGTAACTTCCCCTTTTtgggttggtgttttttttcctcactttggTAGGTAGCAGCCTCGCTGCTTGCACCCTCCTCGTTACCTGCTGCACTTGGCCTCCAAcgagcagctgggagcagtgctggctgctgagccCCATCCTGGCAGCACGAGCCATGCCAGGTGAGTCCAAAGCTCAACAGCTGGGGATGGCGTGGTGCGAGAATGTCCCTCCAGGTGGGTTTAGAGATGTGGGGAATTGCTGAGTGATGGACGTCAGCCCTGTagttgggttggggttgggatcaGCTCTTGTTCCtgatcccagcacagccccttcAGCTGCGTGCCTCAGCGTCCTGCATGTGATGTAGGCAGTGGGAAGGCCCTGACCTGTCTGCTGCAGGTGCCCGGGCACAGGGTGCACACGGAGGGCTTGGAGCAGCTGgttccctgcagcagggtgcagctgagtcctgcctgcagagcagcaggggcCTGGATTGGTGCAATGGGGGCTGCAAAGTGGGGCTCTGTGACTGAAGGTCTGCAGGAGGGTGAGAGCACAGAATTCCTCCTGGAGAAGAGTGGATGTGGGCACAGgtgtgcacagggctgtgggcagctgctCTGAGGGGTGAATGAGTGCCACCAATGCCCCAGCAGTCATCAGGGCTCTCATGGCAGCACCAAAACCAACAGATCCCACCCCTCGATTTCTCCTTACTGAGAAATGACgacagctgccagcagccatgCCAATCTTCTAGCTCACAACAGGAAACTTTATTAAACAACAGGAAGACCCTGCTCGAGCGTGGCCTTACAAAACACCTCACCCTTCTCTCCCCTTGTTCTCACAGCACTCTGGGGCTGGCAGATGGGGCTCTGACTCCCACTGCTGCACTGGACTCAGCGCTGCCTCCAGCCCTCAAACAgaggctctgctctgctccaaacCTCACCTGAGCCCTCGATGCTCAGAATATGGATggcccagggctgagctggatGCTGAATcactccttctcccttcctgctcAATATCCCGAGCTCAGGATGGACCTCCTTGACGGGAAGGGTTCCTGCTTGCAGCTGGCCGCCATGCGGAACGTGAACATCATCCTGCAGCACTACAACTTCTCCGGCAAGCTGAGCAACCGGCACTCCCGGGATGAGGGGATGGGCCTCATCCGCACCACCTTCGTCATCATCAGCTGTGCCATCATCCTGGAGAacctgctggtgctgctggccgTGCTGCGCTGCCTGCGGGCGCGTCGCTGGGTCTATTCCTGCATCGCCAGCATCACCGTCAGCGACCTGCTGGCCGGCATCGCCTACCTGTCCAACCTCTGCCTCTCGGGCAAGAAGACCTTCCAGCTGTCCCCACAGCTCTGGTTCCTGAGGGAGGGAATCCTCTTCATCGCTCTGGCCGCCTCCACTTTCAGCTTGTTGGTGACGGCCATCGAGCGGTACAGCGCCATGGTGCGGCCCATTGCTGAGAATGAGGCCAGCAAGACGCTGCGCCTGCGTGGCCTCATTgtgtcctgctggctgctggcctTCGTCATCgggctgctcccactgctgggATGGAACTGCCTGTGTGATTTCAGCGCCTGCTCCGTcctcctgcccctctactcCAAGAACTACATCCTCTTCTCCGTGGTCATGTTCAGCATCATCCTGCTGGGCATCATCGGCCTCTACATCTCCATCTTCCAGCTGGTCCAGGCCAGCTCGAAACAAACCACGTCTCGGCACAGCCGCAAGCGTTCCCTCCGTCTGCTCAAGACGGTGCTGATGATCCTGGGCGCCTTCATCATCTGCTGGAGCCCCCTCTTCGCCCTGATGCTCTTCGATGTGTTCTGTGAGACACacacctgcaggctgctgcacagcctggaCTGGACCTTGGCTCTGGCCATGCTCAATTCAGGCATTAACCCCATCATTTACTCACTGCGCAGCGTGGAGGTGCGCCGCGCCGtgggcagcctgctgtgctgctgctgcctcaggaTCGGGCTCTGCAAGCCTGGGAACTGCCTGGTCATCACTGATATCAACTCGGGCTCATCCACTGAGAGCTCCCTTCGCTACCGGGAGAGCCTCCGCAGCCCCATAGCCCCGACCCCACGGCCCAGAGCACCTCTCTCCAGCAACTCCAGCATGATGAGCAATCTGCCCAGCCTCTGAGAGGACAAAGGTGGCCCAGGGAGCCCGTCGGGACCTCAGGATGCTGGTTGTGGTCTGTCAGAACGGTGTCAGCTGCTGCCCCACCCCCATTGCTGACTGTGACCAGGCTTTGAGCAGGAGGCTGCACAGAAACCACTGCTGGAGGGCGGTGAGGGCTGCGGGCACAGCCTGGGAGGGACACTCTGCTCAGACggatgctgtgctggggcagcagcgGGTGCTGCTCCACGTGTGCATGTATACGGGTGCTGTACGTGCTCTGGGGAGGGTGTTTAGCCCCGTTGTGTCCCATGGCACAGGGATGGCTCCCTATGTTTGGACTTGTAGGGGTTATggagagcagagatgggaacgggctgagagctgtgctgtatGGGCTGTGCCGTATGGGCTGTGCTGTATGATGGGCTGTGCTGTATGGGCCGGGCTGTACGATGGGCTGTGTTCTAtaggctgtgctgtgtgatggGCTGTGCCTTATGGGCTGAGCTGTATGATGGGCTGTGCTCTATAGGTTGTGCTGTATGATGCCCTGTGCTGTATGAGCTGCTGTCAGGCTCCTCCCGCAGGGCGCTGTTATTTAGCAGCCCAGCACCAattccccccttcccctttatCGCCGTGCCCGCAGTCCCGGCCATTCCCTGCAGAGGAGCCGTGGGCAGCTTCAAACCTCGCAATAAAACCCCGCTCATGAAGCCCACGTTCGGTGCGCTGTTATTCCGTATCGGGGTCCCTACAACAGCCGGTGGGGCACGGAGCAGCGATGAGCCTACACACCCGCCCCCCACCGGAAGTACCCTCTCCCACCGCTCACTCCACTACCGGAAATACCGGCTCCTCTTCATACCGGAAGTGGTGCTGCCCCCTGCAGGCCGCGCCTACAGCTCCCAGCATCCTTAGCGGCAAGACCGGAACTACAACTCCCAGCAGGTCTCCGGTGCGTGATACGTCACGTGTCCTTACGTGGCGCCGTGCCGTGCGTGCCGGTGGTGCAGGCCGCAGCGGCGGGTCGGTGCCGGGGCGATGCTGGAGGAGGCGGGCGAGGTGTTGGAGTCGGTGCTGAAGGCCTCGTGCCTGCCGCTCAGCTTCCTGCTCTTCGTGCCCgccgtgctgctgctcctggggccgccgcccgccgccgaGGCCGCACACGAGTTCACGGTGTATCGCATGCAGCAGTACGAGCTGGGCGGGCAGCCCTACGGTGAGACGGGAGCGGGACGGACCCGGTATCCTGCGCTGtcagcggggcggggggggtcGGCACCGCCATGGGGCACGGGGGGGCACCGGGGGGTGTTCGGTGCTGGGTGGGCCGCCGGGCTGAGCTGAGCCGTGCTGAGCTGAGccgtgctgggctgtgctgagctgagctgagccgtgctgagctgctgggcccCGGTGTGAGCGGGGGATGCTGAGCTCCGCACCGTGAGCTCGGCCCCGCCGTGTCCTTGTGAGCTGCTCCATGTCACATCCCGGCTGCAGCCATCTTGCGTCCTGCCCCGAGCTCCGCCGTGTCCCGCTGCCCTTGATCCTCTGTTTGCAGGTTGGTCCGtctctcttcagtttcttcttcccACCTCGTTGCATTGGCCCCTCGTGGTGCACGAGGCCTCCTCGCCTTTATAGCTCAGCGGTGACCTCCAGTTCTTGTGCTCGACTTCAGGCAGTTGCCGATTGTGCAACAGTTTCTCCTTGGGGCAGAAACAACCTGGGAGTTGCTGGAGCGCTGTAACCTTCAGCCCCCGCTTCCTCGTGCTCCCGAACATGGAGCCAATGTCATCTGAGTCTGCTCTTACCCCACATCAGGGCATGTTCTGCCTGTCAGCAGCTCAgtcctgctgcctttctgtgctctgagcttCAGGCTTTGTTAATAGCTGCAATTACAGGCCTGCATTTATTCGGTGCTGGCACAGAGATTATCCTCTAAATCTTTCAGGCCTTCATAGGGTTAAATGGTTCAAgttgtgaagcagcagctgtcccTGTGGACATGGCAGGTGGTGCTGGTGGTTTCTGAACATCTGAAGTTATTACTGGGCTCCTTCAGTGTATCCACGATTTGAAACGTCTGCTTTGAGGATGTCATTGAacctcactgctgtgtttggaCGTTGTTTGTGGTGGTGGGGTGGTTCTCCTCCTTatgggctgagggagctgctcTTCACATTTGTCAGTTACgcagcagggctctgcacaAAGGCTttggagctgctgagctctgtgtctGGGCTATGGCCCTCTCTGGTGTTACACAAGGGAAGTGCAGGCCTTTATTTGGCTCTTTTTGGTGCTCTGACCTTTGTCAAGATCAAGCTGGTGTTAGAGTTACGTTAAGCTTTCAACTTAACCAGCTGCCCAATTGGGCACAGGCTGAGATGCTTTCTGGAGCATCCTGCTCCTCCCTTGGCTGCTTGTGAGCTCACTGTGATGACATTTTCACCATAGGAGCCAGGATTATGGAAGAATAAAGTGGGTTTGCAGCATTATAAGTTGTAGAGCAGTTCTGAACATCTTTGATTACACAAGATATCCTTCTAGTCCTCTGTTCCACGGTGCTAGAGCTGCTGGCAAGCCTCTGGATTGCTGTTCTATCAAGGACTGTACTTTTATGTGGAGGATTTGATAGAGGAGCTTGTAGCTTTGTTAATTGCAGGAGCATCCTGGTGGGTGAATGAGCAAGAGCAGACGTGGATAGATGTGGCTCTGAAGTTCATCAGACTGTGACCGAGATTGTTTGGGGATGTGATGAAGCCACTTACTAaccctgtccctgctgtccctgcaggcacCAGGAGCGCAGTGCTGAACACAGAAGCTCGCACTGTAGAAGCGGACGTCCTGAGCCGCCGCTGCGTCATGATGCGGCTGGTGGACTTCTCCTATGAGCAGTACCAGAAGGCTCTGCGCCAGTCGGCTGGTGCTGTGGTCATCATCCTGCCACGGTCCATCTCTTCTGTCCCTCAGGATGTTgtaaaggtgaaaaaaaaagaaccaaaccaGCTcgtttcctttctcttctgatgGGAGATGGATCTGAGGGGGAGCGAGACTTGGGCTGAAAACTCCTTTAGTAACACACAGCAAACCATATTCATGTTTGGAcatttatctttccctctgtggtttgtttcccctttctttttcctattctcTTGCATGTTTAGCCAGTGCTAAGTTTGTGTCTCACTTAAATCCTCAGCAATTCATGGAGATAGAGCCAGAAATGCTCGCTATGGAAACCATTGTGCCAGTCTACTTTGCAGTGGAAGATGATGAGCTGCTGTCCATCTATGAACAAACACGGGCTGCTTCTGCATCACAGGGTTCTGCCTCGGCTGCAGAGGGTGAGTTCTAGTAAGTGGGAGAAGGTGTAGAGGAAGACAGTCCTGATCCCACCTCTGAGactgctctgctgtgttgcAGAGGTGGAACTTCCCCAGGTATAGTgatctctttttgttttagttctgaTTCACACTGCAACTGCCAATGGCTTCCAGATGGTGACCAGTGGGGCGCAGAGCAAAGCTATCCACGACTGGCTTATACCCAGCGTGGAGGTGAGTTCCAGTTCCAGACAGATTCTAACTGGTGATGTTGATGGGATGTTTTCTCTGTGGGGATCTCATCAGCCATTGAGACTAATGGGGGAAGTAGGGTAAGAGTCTGAATTCTTCAGAATTGAGACCACCTGGAGATTCGAGAGGTTTGTAGCAGCCGCACTGTCTTAGTCCTGGCACATAAGGAGGGATGCTGAGTgacattcatttccttcctctccagGGAAGGCTGACAGGGCTGGGTGGAGAAGACCTGCCCACTGTTGTGATAGTTGCCCACTACGATTCTTTTGGAGTGGCTCCAGTGAGTattctttttttgcttgaagCCTTTTCCCCATCTgcaccttttttccttttggcctcTGACCCTgtattttttttgctcttaaAGACCAACAGTAGTTGGAAgtggagcacagagatgtgTTTACCTGAAAGGCTGTTCTGGAACACAAGAATCACTGCTGTCACTGTCTCTGTCCCACTTTGTCCTGCAGTGGCTGTCTCACGGTGCTGATTCCAATGGCAGCGGTGTCTCAGTGTTACTGGAACTAGCCAGGCTGTTTTCTCGGCTCTACACCTACAGACGTACCCATGCTGGGTAAGAAACTACTTCACTTTGGGTTGAATGTGTGTAGCTAAGGTCAGGTAAGAAGGGCCTGTAGGATGTTAGACTGTACGTGCAGTCTTTTAATCCCCTCCCTGTCATGCTTCCTTCTGAGTACACCAGCTGTTAAGGGCCAGACTCCTTCCTTTGGTTTCATGGTGTAGATCTGCTTAACTGCAGGGACAAGTGGATGGAATCACTTAGAAACTGGATTCCATCCTCAAGCACTGGGAACTCCTCTCCCTCCATCTTGCCACTGCCTTCCTGTGTGGCACATTGGAAGCATTTGTTAACAGGCATTTTGCATCAGGTGCTAACTGATGGCTGAGCACGTTAGTTCTGGAATACAGTAAATTAACCACAAAGTGTGGTGTGTGCTGATACCTCTCTGTTTCCTTTGATGGGCAGGTACAACTTGCTGTTCTTTGCATCTGGAGGTGGCAAGTTTAATTATCAAGGAACTAAGAGGTGGCTGGAGGACAATTTGGACCATACTGGTAAGCTCAGGGACTGTCATTGCAGTATGGATCTCACAAGGATTCTGTTAATGTCATTGTATTAAGTTTGCTGTGTTATCTCCTCATGTTGTCCTTCTTCTGGGGGTGATGGAAGTCCAGCACAATGCACAGCATTAAAGGTTTGCgtttttctcttgcagattCCAGCCTCTTGCAGGACAATGTAGCGTTTGTTCTCTGCCTTGACACTCTTGGCCAAGGCAACAGCCTTCATCTTCATGTCTCAAAGCCTCCCAAGGAGGGGACCTTGCAGCACGCGTTTCTGAGAGAACTGGAGATGGTAATGAAAAGGGTTGGCTGGGTGGGAGCTCAGGGCTCAACCTCAGGGAGCCACAGCTCTCTTGTGAGAGGAAGCAAGGAAGTAAGACATGAAAAAGGGGTCTAccactgaattattttgtgtATTGTTTCTGGTTACTTGATTTGAAGTGCAGACAGCCTCACACCACAGTCCTGAACAAAGCACACTAtatctgctgtgttttccacaGTGCTTTGCTATGACTTGTTGCTTGTAAAAATGACCCACTTGATTTCTGTTGTGATACTAAAACAACATTTTGATAGCATCAGCGGCATCTTGCAGATGGAAGTATATTTCCCATCtgcaatataaaaatactgGGTCTGGTTGGGCTGTGCAAGGTGGGATGGCTCAGTGGGATGCATGACGCCCCGAATGGCTTTGCCTTCCCTCAGGTTGTTGCCAGCCAGTTCCCAGAGGTGAAGTTTTCCATGGTGCACAAGAAGATAAACCTGGCTGAAGACATGCTGGCATGGGAACACGAGCGCTTTGCGATCCGCCGCTTGCCAGCGTTCACCATCTCCCATCTGGAGAGCCATCGGGACAGCCTGCGCAACAGCATCATGGACAGGAGGTGGGAGGCTGTGGGTGAAATCCAGCCCATAAACACAAACTGCAAGTGTTGTTCTGGTAGttgtgggatggggaagaaaataCGGGCAGTTGGGCTCTGGGTTAAGTGTCCTGCTTGATGCAGTGGAGAAGGGTGGGCTATGGCAGAGCTGATCCCATTGACACGTGAACGATCCTCCATTTTGCTTTAGGTCGCAAGTGGACACGAAGGCACTAACCAGGAATACCAGGATCATTGCTGAGGCTTTGACAAGGGTCATCTACAACCTAACAGAGAAGGTAAGAGCTGCCTGTCCTGCGGTGCTTGCCAGACTTGTCCCACTCACCCGAGCTTGTTCCTAGCAGCAACCTGTCTTTTCCCTTGCAGGGAGCACCTGCAGATCTGCAGATCTTCACGGATCAGATGGTAAGCACAATATATTTTTGTAAccagaggaggggaagggatcAGGAGCCTGGGAGAGCTCTGATTTCAGCATGTGTAGCTGACTCTGTTTCTTTGGTACTATTTTCCCACAGCAGATCCAGGAAGAGCAGCTAGAATCAGTGATGGACTGGCTGAGCAgtcagcccagagctgctcagctgaTTGACAAAGACAGCACCTTTCTCAGCACCTTAGAATATTATATGGGTCGCTACCTGAAAGATGTCAGACAGCATCATGTGAAGGCAGACAAACGGTAAGGAGAGAGGTGAAAGAACCAGCCAGGGCGTGCAAACTGCCTTCCCCCCCTCTGTTCAGTTTTGACTCTGAGCTGGGTTCTTGGTATTGCACCATTGGGCTCCTACCTGTACAAGGACTTGACAACTGAAATAACTTCAGAACTGGTACCCGAGTGGTCGTACTGCCTGACCCTGGTTAGGTTAACTTCTTGGGAGGAGGGATTTGGGCTGTTCTGACCGCGCTGTCTAGAGATTCAGTACATCCTGaagaatttctgctttccacagGGATCCTGAGTTTGTTTTCTATGACCAGCTGAAACAGGTGATGAATGCATACAGGTATGGCCCTCAGGCATGCTAAGCTGTCGTCTGTCTGTGTAGCAGTGCCTGATGTCGCAGTTCCACAACATCCTTTTCTCGTTGCAGGGTCAAGCCAGCAATCTTTGACCTGCTTCTGGCCGTCTGTATAGCAGCCTACCTTGGTGTCGCCTACATTGCAGTGCAGGTtaggagaaaagcaggaaacaaacTTCTTACTTTCCTCTTACATCACCTTAGCTGCAAGAAGTGGTGCTTACACAGCCCCACTACCACATCTGGAAGAATAATGCCATCCCGCTCTAAAATGAGCCAAATCCAGAATGGCTGCCTGTGCTGGTGTTGACATTTTAGGCTGTGATAAGGACAGTCCCTTCCCactcctgctgttttctttcctagtgCAAAACCATTTGGTTTTTGTTCATTATCTGATCTTGTTATGTCCGTCAGACATCTCAGTAGTGTACATCAGTGTTGTTTTAAGCCTTCTAGTAAGCGTTCTCTGTGTGTAGGGCAGTTGTTATAGTAGAACTTGCAAAGACTCATAGgtgcttattttccttctttttccagaaCTTCGGTCTCCTTTATAGGATGGTACAGAGATTATCCCTTAAAACCAAGCAGCAGTGAAGTGACAAGACGTCCTGtgtacagcagcactgagccatcGGTGAGCCCTTCAGGAACCTTCTGCCTTCCATTGaatcctgctgcttctcttcctctctctcctctttgctGTCcaagagaggaggggaaggcagaaagaaaacacaatttcaaCTCCTAGGCACCTTTTAGGCGCTTTTGTTCCCTTCCCCTGCAccaggtttgttttcctttg
The DNA window shown above is from Coturnix japonica isolate 7356 chromosome 28, Coturnix japonica 2.1, whole genome shotgun sequence and carries:
- the S1PR4 gene encoding sphingosine 1-phosphate receptor 4 → MDGPGLSWMLNHSFSLPAQYPELRMDLLDGKGSCLQLAAMRNVNIILQHYNFSGKLSNRHSRDEGMGLIRTTFVIISCAIILENLLVLLAVLRCLRARRWVYSCIASITVSDLLAGIAYLSNLCLSGKKTFQLSPQLWFLREGILFIALAASTFSLLVTAIERYSAMVRPIAENEASKTLRLRGLIVSCWLLAFVIGLLPLLGWNCLCDFSACSVLLPLYSKNYILFSVVMFSIILLGIIGLYISIFQLVQASSKQTTSRHSRKRSLRLLKTVLMILGAFIICWSPLFALMLFDVFCETHTCRLLHSLDWTLALAMLNSGINPIIYSLRSVEVRRAVGSLLCCCCLRIGLCKPGNCLVITDINSGSSTESSLRYRESLRSPIAPTPRPRAPLSSNSSMMSNLPSL
- the NCLN gene encoding nicalin isoform X1, with amino-acid sequence MLEEAGEVLESVLKASCLPLSFLLFVPAVLLLLGPPPAAEAAHEFTVYRMQQYELGGQPYGTRSAVLNTEARTVEADVLSRRCVMMRLVDFSYEQYQKALRQSAGAVVIILPRSISSVPQDVVKQFMEIEPEMLAMETIVPVYFAVEDDELLSIYEQTRAASASQGSASAAEVLIHTATANGFQMVTSGAQSKAIHDWLIPSVEGRLTGLGGEDLPTVVIVAHYDSFGVAPWLSHGADSNGSGVSVLLELARLFSRLYTYRRTHAGYNLLFFASGGGKFNYQGTKRWLEDNLDHTDSSLLQDNVAFVLCLDTLGQGNSLHLHVSKPPKEGTLQHAFLRELEMVVASQFPEVKFSMVHKKINLAEDMLAWEHERFAIRRLPAFTISHLESHRDSLRNSIMDRRSQVDTKALTRNTRIIAEALTRVIYNLTEKGAPADLQIFTDQMQIQEEQLESVMDWLSSQPRAAQLIDKDSTFLSTLEYYMGRYLKDVRQHHVKADKRDPEFVFYDQLKQVMNAYRVKPAIFDLLLAVCIAAYLGVAYIAVQNFGLLYRMVQRLSLKTKQQ
- the NCLN gene encoding nicalin isoform X2, with amino-acid sequence MLEEAGEVLESVLKASCLPLSFLLFVPAVLLLLGPPPAAEAAHEFTVYRMQQYELGGQPYGTRSAVLNTEARTVEADVLSRRCVMMRLVDFSYEQYQKALRQSAGAVVIILPRSISSVPQDVVKQFMEIEPEMLAMETIVPVYFAVEDDELLSIYEQTRAASASQGSASAAEVLIHTATANGFQMVTSGAQSKAIHDWLIPSVEGRLTGLGGEDLPTVVIVAHYDSFGVAPWLSHGADSNGSGVSVLLELARLFSRLYTYRRTHAGYNLLFFASGGGKFNYQGTKRWLEDNLDHTDSSLLQDNVAFVLCLDTLGQGNSLHLHVSKPPKEGTLQHAFLRELEMVVASQFPEVKFSMVHKKINLAEDMLAWEHERFAIRRLPAFTISHLESHRDSLRNSIMDRRSQVDTKALTRNTRIIAEALTRVIYNLTEKGAPADLQIFTDQMIQEEQLESVMDWLSSQPRAAQLIDKDSTFLSTLEYYMGRYLKDVRQHHVKADKRDPEFVFYDQLKQVMNAYRVKPAIFDLLLAVCIAAYLGVAYIAVQNFGLLYRMVQRLSLKTKQQ